In Aequorivita sp. H23M31, a single window of DNA contains:
- a CDS encoding LuxE/PaaK family acyltransferase, which produces MLSDEIFNIDCPKEFLRLAIEIFHFQYENVEVYRTFCDLLKCEPKKVKTLESIPFLPIQFFKSHQIIAQGRNPEIIFTSSGTTGTITSKHLVADVKIYEESFLKGFIREYGNINEFAILALLPSYLEREGSSLIYMVESLIEKSENPYSGFYLYEMDELVKKLDFLQQKKQKTLLIGVSYALLDLIENRRMKLKNTIVMETGGMKGKRKEMIKQELHQVLKAGFGVQDIHSEYGMTELLSQAYSKGNCTFSCPPWMKILTRDPEDPKTYIHGKTGGINIIDLANIYSCSFIATQDLGRTDPHGDFEVMGRFDASDIRGCNLMVL; this is translated from the coding sequence ATGCTTAGCGACGAAATTTTTAATATCGATTGTCCAAAGGAATTTCTGCGTCTTGCTATCGAAATATTTCATTTTCAATATGAAAACGTCGAGGTATATCGCACTTTTTGTGATTTGCTAAAATGCGAACCTAAAAAAGTTAAGACTTTAGAATCAATTCCCTTTCTGCCAATACAGTTTTTTAAAAGCCATCAAATTATTGCCCAAGGAAGGAATCCCGAAATAATATTTACAAGCAGCGGCACTACCGGCACAATAACCAGCAAACATCTTGTAGCCGATGTGAAAATTTATGAGGAAAGTTTTCTGAAAGGTTTTATACGGGAATATGGCAATATTAACGAGTTTGCTATTTTGGCATTGCTCCCGTCCTATCTTGAACGCGAAGGTTCTTCCTTAATTTATATGGTAGAAAGTTTGATTGAGAAAAGCGAAAATCCATATAGTGGATTTTACTTATATGAAATGGATGAGTTGGTAAAAAAACTCGATTTCCTTCAACAAAAAAAGCAAAAGACACTTTTAATAGGCGTTTCTTACGCTCTTTTGGATTTGATCGAAAATAGAAGAATGAAACTCAAAAATACCATTGTAATGGAAACCGGCGGTATGAAGGGAAAACGGAAGGAAATGATTAAGCAGGAACTTCACCAAGTATTAAAAGCTGGTTTTGGTGTTCAAGATATTCACAGTGAATATGGAATGACGGAGCTTCTTTCCCAAGCTTACTCCAAAGGAAACTGTACATTTTCCTGTCCTCCGTGGATGAAGATTTTGACCCGTGACCCAGAAGATCCCAAAACATATATTCACGGAAAAACCGGTGGAATCAATATAATAGACCTTGCTAATATTTATTCCTGCTCCTTTATTGCCACACAAGACCTTGGACGTACTGATCCACACGGGGATTTTGAAGTAATGGGACGTTTTGATGCCAGCGATATCCGTGGATGCAACTTAATGGTTTTATAA
- a CDS encoding mechanosensitive ion channel family protein yields the protein MKKHQSGYWIIIYGIVASLLIAIYYLFHLDYFDSWGKYLPIMKKLSLSLFLIAIILMLSKITAKIIEKQIHNEGDRYNLLRITRFLAIVFIIIILASFLFQNWYTAAATFGLISLVLGFALQAPITSFIAWIYLVFRRSYLVGDRIQIKDFRGDVVEISYLDTSILECRGDYLGNDRSSGRIIRFPNSLILREEIINYSGPQVPFIWNETPIQVAFTSDLPFVEDCLLEACLKDFQEKYPQLAKNEPTIWAPAVYFRNNSYAWMEAVISYPVEPMDTTGRRNRILKYALPLLNAEPHKVQFPEGTLR from the coding sequence ATGAAAAAGCATCAATCAGGCTATTGGATAATTATTTATGGAATTGTTGCAAGTTTATTAATTGCAATATATTATCTGTTTCACTTGGATTACTTCGACTCTTGGGGAAAATATCTTCCTATAATGAAGAAGTTGAGCTTGAGCTTATTTCTAATTGCGATAATTTTAATGCTGAGTAAGATTACTGCAAAGATTATCGAAAAGCAAATTCATAATGAGGGAGATAGATATAACTTACTGCGGATTACCCGTTTTTTAGCTATAGTATTCATTATAATCATTTTAGCATCATTTTTATTCCAAAATTGGTACACAGCAGCGGCTACTTTTGGATTAATTTCGTTGGTTTTAGGTTTTGCTTTACAAGCTCCCATCACCTCTTTTATTGCCTGGATCTATTTGGTTTTCCGACGGTCATACTTGGTGGGCGATCGTATCCAAATTAAAGACTTTCGTGGGGATGTAGTTGAAATAAGTTATCTGGACACTTCCATTTTGGAATGCAGGGGAGATTACCTTGGCAACGACCGTTCCAGTGGCCGAATAATCCGATTTCCCAACAGTCTAATATTACGTGAGGAAATAATCAATTATTCAGGACCACAAGTTCCGTTTATCTGGAATGAAACCCCAATCCAAGTGGCATTTACGAGTGATTTACCTTTTGTGGAAGATTGTCTTTTAGAAGCATGTTTAAAGGATTTCCAGGAAAAATATCCACAGTTAGCAAAGAATGAACCCACTATTTGGGCACCAGCTGTTTATTTTAGAAACAACTCCTACGCCTGGATGGAAGCCGTAATCTCCTATCCTGTGGAACCCATGGACACTACCGGTCGCAGAAACAGAATATTAAAATATGCATTGCCACTATTAAATGCCGAACCCCATAAAGTTCAATTTCCTGAAGGAACATTGAGATAG
- a CDS encoding energy transducer TonB produces the protein MKRFLIAIIFISFVSQNYAQSSPHIDLTRDNQFNEITKRLKLKPGSDHKIFVIFTIDEKGEITNLKARAEYPELEREAIRIIEELPRMEPAIRDGKAVSQNYSLPIIFHVETLKEEKRRLRKEARKN, from the coding sequence ATGAAGAGATTTTTGATAGCTATTATTTTTATAAGTTTTGTTTCTCAAAATTATGCGCAGTCTTCTCCCCATATTGATTTGACTCGGGACAATCAATTTAATGAGATTACCAAAAGGCTAAAATTAAAGCCTGGGTCTGATCATAAGATTTTTGTAATTTTTACCATAGATGAGAAGGGTGAAATAACAAATTTAAAGGCCAGAGCGGAGTATCCAGAGTTGGAAAGAGAAGCCATCAGGATTATCGAAGAACTTCCAAGAATGGAACCTGCAATACGCGATGGTAAGGCAGTCAGCCAAAATTATTCATTGCCAATCATTTTTCATGTAGAGACCTTAAAGGAAGAAAAAAGACGTCTTAGAAAAGAAGCACGAAAAAATTAA
- a CDS encoding dipeptidase, translated as MKSARPYIEKNKDRFLDELIELLKIPSISADSKYKNDVIKTAEAVKEQLIKAGCDTVEICETPGYPIVYGEKIIDKKLPTILVYGHYDVQPPDPLNLWDNPPFEPVIKKTKLHPEGAIFARGSCDDKGQMYMHVKALEYMTETDQLPCNVKFMIEGEEEVGSVSLGWFVERNREKLANDVILISDTGMISKDTPSITTGLRGLSYVEVEVTGPNRDLHSGLYGGAVANPINILTKMIASLHDENNHITIPGFYDDVEELSKEEREKMAEAPFSLKDYEEALDIESVYGEKGYSTNERNSIRPTLDVNGIWGGYIGEGAKTVIASQAYAKISIRLVPNQDWKKITELFKSHFESIAPKGVRVKVTPHHGGQAYVTPIDSLGYKAAEKAYEETFGKTPIPQRSGGSIPIVALFEKELKSKTILMGFGLDSDAIHSPNEHFGIWNYLKGIETIPQFYHFFTEMSK; from the coding sequence ATGAAAAGCGCAAGACCCTATATCGAAAAGAACAAAGATCGTTTCTTGGATGAACTTATCGAACTATTGAAAATACCTTCTATTAGTGCCGATTCAAAATATAAAAATGACGTTATCAAAACGGCGGAGGCGGTTAAAGAGCAATTAATAAAAGCAGGTTGCGATACAGTGGAGATATGTGAAACTCCAGGTTATCCCATTGTATATGGCGAAAAGATTATTGACAAGAAACTTCCCACTATTCTTGTTTATGGGCATTATGATGTGCAGCCACCAGACCCATTAAATCTTTGGGATAATCCACCCTTTGAACCTGTTATCAAAAAAACAAAATTGCATCCAGAAGGTGCCATTTTTGCTCGGGGAAGTTGCGATGATAAGGGGCAAATGTATATGCACGTAAAAGCGTTGGAATATATGACCGAAACCGACCAACTGCCGTGCAATGTTAAGTTTATGATTGAGGGCGAGGAAGAAGTTGGGAGTGTGAGCCTCGGCTGGTTCGTGGAAAGAAATCGGGAGAAATTGGCCAATGATGTAATCTTGATCAGCGATACAGGAATGATTTCAAAAGATACGCCTTCCATAACAACGGGACTTCGCGGATTGAGCTATGTTGAGGTAGAAGTAACCGGTCCTAACCGCGATCTTCATAGTGGACTTTATGGTGGCGCCGTTGCCAATCCCATAAATATTCTTACAAAAATGATTGCCTCTCTTCATGATGAAAATAATCATATTACCATTCCTGGATTTTATGATGACGTGGAAGAACTTTCAAAAGAAGAAAGAGAAAAAATGGCTGAAGCTCCCTTTAGTTTAAAAGATTATGAGGAAGCATTGGATATCGAGTCGGTATATGGAGAGAAAGGCTACTCCACGAACGAACGTAATTCCATTCGTCCAACATTGGATGTAAATGGTATTTGGGGTGGATATATAGGTGAGGGAGCAAAGACTGTAATCGCTAGCCAAGCCTATGCCAAGATAAGCATTCGATTGGTGCCAAACCAAGATTGGAAAAAAATAACCGAACTTTTTAAAAGTCATTTTGAAAGCATAGCTCCAAAAGGAGTTCGTGTAAAAGTTACCCCTCATCATGGTGGCCAAGCTTATGTAACGCCAATTGACAGTTTAGGTTATAAGGCAGCGGAAAAAGCCTACGAGGAAACTTTCGGAAAAACCCCAATTCCACAAAGAAGTGGTGGAAGTATCCCGATTGTGGCTCTATTTGAAAAGGAGTTGAAAAGCAAAACAATTTTAATGGGCTTTGGCCTTGATAGTGATGCCATCCATTCTCCCAATGAGCATTTTGGGATATGGAATTATTTGAAAGGAATTGAAACCATTCCGCAATTCTATCACTTTTTTACAGAAATGTCTAAATAA
- a CDS encoding UpxY family transcription antiterminator, whose translation MKNCLYPQWFVLYVRYRYEKKVAFLLEEKNIKVFSPFVDSMSIWSDRKKKIQKPLFPNYVFVWINSMIDFYTALSLEGVVKYVRFGADYAHVQEKEIVQIKQILDIADISEIDLTSVLPCQGTEMKINYGPLQGFDCIVLKADRRRKILVKVESIQHYITACVPESYLSPR comes from the coding sequence ATGAAAAACTGCTTATATCCTCAATGGTTTGTGCTTTATGTGAGGTATAGGTATGAGAAAAAGGTAGCATTCCTTTTGGAAGAGAAAAACATAAAGGTGTTTTCCCCGTTTGTAGACTCTATGAGTATTTGGAGTGATCGAAAAAAGAAAATCCAAAAACCCCTCTTTCCGAATTATGTTTTTGTCTGGATAAACTCTATGATCGATTTCTATACAGCACTTTCACTTGAAGGAGTAGTTAAATATGTCAGGTTTGGTGCTGATTATGCGCATGTTCAGGAAAAGGAGATTGTTCAGATAAAACAGATTTTGGATATAGCTGACATCTCAGAAATAGACCTAACAAGCGTTTTGCCTTGCCAAGGAACAGAAATGAAAATTAATTATGGGCCACTTCAGGGATTTGATTGTATCGTCCTTAAAGCTGATAGGAGAAGAAAGATATTAGTTAAAGTGGAGTCTATCCAGCATTATATAACAGCCTGTGTTCCTGAGTCATACCTCAGTCCACGATAG
- a CDS encoding phage tail sheath C-terminal domain-containing protein, with translation MPVQTSYPGVYVQEVPSGVRTIAGVSTSVAVFIGRTHTGPINTPLSCSSYTEFVRKFSESNEHSELALSVKLFFLNGGTQCYVVRVANGAVASAVTLNNADGVGVLTFTAKSPGLEGENIRLNVTYNGQQPEATFNLEIFKWQKNSSGQLVKSAVEDYRGLSMDPLNAKFAPIYVSQNSSLVDVELAGTAPAATPGYSQSGRPLPKSKTPFQSAMTSAFAKGTSFRIISNGISANVDLEGIDLTGTVAGIITEMEGRINANLPLTSKIAIDKPDGPTNPAATLLLRIRCDSGDVFIEPASSNDIARSLMLGTAQGGLEVSRYSNSRPQANAMVLKISDLVTLENIAKDAFDTITIDSTSISLTGPYSINIGSDFIYQDNLDPLLSITGNNDGVREKFAIIVDAINNEMANNPLFRWNAQLWGSRLAIIPTEGGDNAIGTLTTGGVDIGGSFEKNVRYYSLGASGNGPFQADKIPGSDGSTPTLSDYTNTFPIIDQEVDIFNLMILPSDDGHTPETRASLWGPSSIFCQEKRAFLLMDPPTSWKDPQTATNPTTGVNSLRIGLVKDYSAIFFPRVTIKNNGLDRNIGPSGAIAGLMARIDGSRGVWKAPAGTEADIRGITGLEYRFSDRDNGILNPKAINTLRVFPNGIVNWGARTMDGDDDFASEYKYIPIRRTALYIEESLYRGLKWVVFEPNDEPLWAQIRLNVGAFMHNLFRQGAFQGTKKQDAYFVKCDNETTTQNDINLGIVNVWVGFAPLKPAEFVILYLQQMTGQIQV, from the coding sequence ATGCCAGTACAAACATCTTATCCCGGTGTATATGTTCAGGAAGTGCCAAGCGGCGTGCGAACCATTGCCGGCGTCAGTACTTCGGTTGCAGTGTTTATAGGACGAACACACACTGGACCTATTAACACACCGCTCTCCTGCTCGAGTTATACAGAATTCGTCAGAAAATTCTCTGAGAGCAATGAACATAGTGAGTTGGCCCTTTCCGTCAAACTATTCTTCTTAAATGGTGGAACTCAATGCTACGTAGTTCGAGTCGCCAACGGAGCTGTAGCATCCGCGGTTACCCTAAATAATGCTGATGGTGTTGGAGTATTGACCTTCACTGCCAAATCTCCCGGTCTTGAGGGTGAAAACATTCGTTTGAACGTGACCTACAACGGACAGCAACCCGAAGCTACTTTTAACTTAGAGATTTTTAAATGGCAAAAAAACAGTAGCGGACAACTGGTGAAATCTGCAGTTGAAGACTATAGAGGCTTGAGCATGGATCCTTTAAACGCCAAATTCGCTCCGATATATGTCAGTCAAAACTCATCCTTGGTAGACGTAGAACTTGCTGGAACAGCCCCAGCGGCAACCCCAGGCTATTCACAATCTGGTCGACCATTACCAAAATCCAAAACACCTTTTCAATCAGCCATGACTTCAGCATTTGCAAAAGGCACCAGTTTCAGGATAATCTCAAATGGGATTTCAGCAAACGTTGATCTTGAGGGTATAGACCTGACCGGGACCGTTGCTGGCATCATTACCGAAATGGAAGGAAGAATTAATGCAAATCTTCCTCTCACAAGTAAAATAGCCATAGACAAACCGGATGGACCAACTAACCCAGCTGCAACACTGCTTCTACGAATACGCTGTGATTCGGGAGATGTATTTATAGAACCCGCTTCAAGTAATGATATTGCCCGGAGCTTGATGCTAGGCACGGCTCAGGGAGGATTAGAGGTTAGCCGGTATTCAAATTCCAGGCCCCAAGCTAATGCAATGGTTTTAAAAATAAGCGACCTTGTAACTTTAGAGAATATAGCTAAAGATGCTTTTGATACTATTACAATCGATTCAACCAGTATTTCCTTAACTGGACCGTATAGCATAAATATAGGTTCTGATTTCATATATCAGGACAACTTGGATCCATTATTAAGTATTACCGGGAATAATGATGGTGTCAGGGAAAAATTTGCAATTATTGTTGATGCAATAAATAACGAAATGGCAAATAATCCGCTTTTTCGCTGGAATGCTCAGCTATGGGGTTCACGACTTGCCATAATTCCTACAGAGGGTGGGGATAATGCAATAGGCACATTGACCACCGGCGGAGTAGATATTGGGGGCAGTTTCGAGAAAAATGTCCGCTATTATAGCTTAGGAGCATCAGGCAACGGTCCATTTCAAGCTGACAAGATTCCTGGAAGTGATGGGAGCACACCCACACTCTCCGACTATACCAATACCTTTCCTATTATAGATCAGGAAGTTGATATTTTTAATCTGATGATCCTTCCTTCAGATGACGGTCATACACCAGAAACTCGAGCATCCCTTTGGGGTCCCTCAAGTATATTTTGCCAAGAAAAACGAGCCTTTTTACTAATGGATCCCCCAACTTCTTGGAAAGATCCACAAACCGCAACGAATCCCACAACCGGCGTCAATAGTTTAAGGATTGGACTCGTAAAGGATTATAGCGCCATTTTCTTTCCCAGGGTGACCATTAAGAACAATGGTTTGGATAGAAATATTGGCCCAAGCGGTGCAATTGCAGGATTAATGGCAAGAATTGATGGAAGCCGTGGTGTATGGAAAGCTCCTGCAGGAACAGAGGCTGATATAAGAGGAATTACGGGATTAGAGTATAGATTTTCCGACCGTGATAATGGGATATTAAATCCGAAAGCTATAAATACACTTCGGGTATTTCCCAATGGAATTGTAAACTGGGGTGCACGAACAATGGATGGTGATGATGATTTTGCGAGTGAATACAAATACATACCCATTCGCCGTACCGCTCTTTATATTGAAGAAAGTCTTTATCGAGGTCTTAAATGGGTAGTTTTTGAGCCCAACGATGAACCGCTGTGGGCACAAATAAGATTGAATGTAGGCGCATTTATGCACAATCTTTTCCGTCAAGGCGCTTTTCAGGGAACCAAGAAACAGGATGCATATTTTGTAAAATGCGACAATGAAACCACTACCCAAAACGACATCAACCTTGGTATCGTAAATGTATGGGTAGGTTTCGCTCCATTAAAACCAGCGGAATTCGTCATCCTATATCTACAACAAATGACCGGTCAAATTCAAGTTTAA
- a CDS encoding phage tail protein, which yields MAVPQFVVNAYRYDPYKNFKFRIRWDGKVVAGVSKVSGLKQSTEPVKHREGGDPSSSRLTPSVWSFEPITLDRGVTHDPEFENWAKKVWNVEGDSMISLKDFRKDIIIELLNEQGVVAKAYKVYRCWVSTYQALPELDAGGNAVAIEQMVLQNEGWERDMEVPEPTQT from the coding sequence ATGGCAGTTCCACAATTTGTGGTCAATGCATATCGCTATGACCCATATAAGAATTTTAAATTCCGAATTCGTTGGGATGGCAAAGTCGTCGCTGGCGTAAGTAAAGTAAGCGGCCTGAAGCAATCCACAGAACCCGTAAAGCACCGTGAAGGTGGAGACCCAAGCAGTTCAAGGCTAACGCCAAGTGTTTGGAGTTTTGAACCTATAACTTTGGATAGAGGTGTTACCCACGATCCCGAATTTGAAAATTGGGCAAAAAAGGTGTGGAATGTGGAAGGCGATTCCATGATCTCTCTTAAAGACTTCCGAAAGGACATTATCATTGAGCTTCTAAATGAACAGGGAGTTGTGGCAAAAGCTTATAAAGTATATCGCTGCTGGGTTTCCACCTATCAGGCCCTTCCCGAATTGGATGCCGGAGGCAATGCGGTTGCCATAGAGCAAATGGTATTACAAAACGAAGGATGGGAACGCGATATGGAGGTTCCGGAGCCAACGCAAACTTAA
- a CDS encoding T4 family baseplate hub assembly chaperone, translating to MHKSEALFIPLRWTPNTPAIHLRSLKTADEMDIKNTDTNSLLRLLDSLIQNSPSGKEVQASQIVTADRDRIVAHLYLHIYGSKIESTVKCKSCEQKFDLDFNLDQLLEHYQPTAETLPNDGIYKIEPNIQFRLPNGEDEIFVENLSAQDAETKLLERCLIEGDPKIDREKIQQKMAELAPLLSMDMKANCPECDHTQEVRFDMQPFFLTRLMQEGPRLAKEIHAIASVYHWSHQEIMNLSRNSRKQYAGLIFEI from the coding sequence ATGCACAAATCGGAGGCTTTATTTATTCCGTTAAGATGGACACCAAATACCCCGGCAATCCATTTAAGAAGTTTGAAAACCGCCGATGAAATGGACATCAAGAACACTGATACAAATAGTCTACTCCGCCTTCTTGATTCTTTAATCCAAAATTCACCGTCGGGAAAAGAAGTGCAAGCTTCACAAATAGTTACTGCTGACCGTGACAGAATAGTAGCCCATTTATATCTTCACATTTATGGCTCCAAGATAGAAAGCACTGTAAAATGTAAATCTTGTGAACAGAAATTTGATCTTGATTTTAATCTCGATCAACTCTTAGAGCACTATCAACCTACCGCCGAAACTCTTCCGAATGATGGGATTTATAAAATAGAGCCAAACATACAATTTCGATTGCCAAACGGGGAAGATGAAATATTTGTAGAAAATCTTTCGGCACAAGACGCAGAAACAAAACTATTAGAAAGATGTTTGATCGAAGGCGACCCGAAAATCGACCGCGAAAAGATTCAACAAAAAATGGCAGAACTGGCACCACTACTCAGCATGGATATGAAAGCAAATTGTCCAGAATGCGATCATACGCAGGAAGTTCGATTTGACATGCAACCTTTTTTTCTAACCAGACTTATGCAGGAAGGACCGCGCTTGGCAAAAGAAATACACGCTATTGCCTCTGTTTACCATTGGTCGCATCAGGAAATTATGAACCTTTCCCGAAACTCGAGAAAGCAGTATGCAGGGTTAATTTTTGAAATTTGA
- a CDS encoding Pvc16 family protein, with product MEYTSLKEITGSIIEIIQVAADNSGNWNPKLKVLPEILRDQNNGIGFYLFHTQESNYYKNFPAPGNDSPPVSFTPMALNLFYQLSANSTKENDKKDVYDEQEMMAVAMKALHDNSHLKITSSGKKINLKITLQTLTPSESVQYWAASESSVRLSAYYEVSVVFLEPQKPLSYAGRVLSYGNFVFVRGAPQITSSESMVEYILPGEVVPKNIKISPAQAPINNTISFLGTGFNGGSLKILLISPLWPEPAVADAAWSPTLISENQLDLTLQPTAKLLHSGSTRSVIPGLYAARVNLTEIRSLPNGTAKTFDHISNQFPFSVMPRITSISDESGGFFKVKCEVFQHADMTRDDVQIYIGEEMLTLSPSTPSSGGFQITDPTTVMLKVPTGLQPGNVPLRILIRGIESEPKWISIP from the coding sequence ATGGAATACACTTCTTTAAAAGAGATCACTGGAAGTATTATTGAGATAATACAAGTTGCGGCGGATAATTCAGGTAATTGGAACCCAAAGTTAAAGGTTTTGCCCGAAATCTTACGCGATCAAAACAACGGCATAGGATTTTATTTGTTTCATACCCAGGAAAGCAATTATTATAAAAATTTTCCCGCTCCTGGAAATGATAGTCCACCGGTGAGTTTCACACCCATGGCATTGAATTTATTTTATCAATTATCGGCCAACAGCACAAAAGAAAATGACAAAAAAGACGTCTATGATGAGCAGGAAATGATGGCAGTGGCCATGAAGGCATTGCATGACAATTCCCATTTAAAAATTACATCATCAGGAAAAAAAATTAATCTGAAAATCACCCTTCAAACTCTGACACCGAGCGAGTCCGTTCAGTATTGGGCAGCTTCAGAATCATCGGTTCGGCTGTCGGCGTATTATGAAGTTTCGGTAGTGTTTCTTGAACCCCAAAAACCGTTATCGTATGCAGGAAGGGTATTGTCTTATGGCAACTTTGTATTTGTAAGAGGAGCACCCCAAATAACCTCAAGCGAAAGTATGGTAGAATACATCCTGCCTGGAGAAGTGGTCCCAAAAAATATTAAAATAAGTCCGGCCCAGGCTCCAATAAACAACACAATCAGTTTCCTTGGAACCGGGTTTAATGGAGGTTCTTTAAAAATATTGCTAATCAGTCCATTATGGCCTGAACCAGCAGTTGCAGATGCCGCTTGGTCTCCAACATTGATTTCAGAAAACCAGTTGGATTTGACGCTGCAACCAACAGCCAAACTGCTCCATAGCGGAAGTACGAGAAGCGTTATTCCCGGACTTTATGCTGCGCGGGTGAATTTGACCGAAATAAGGAGCTTACCAAATGGAACAGCGAAAACATTCGATCATATATCCAATCAATTTCCTTTTTCCGTAATGCCGCGTATAACTTCAATTTCAGACGAAAGTGGTGGCTTCTTTAAGGTTAAATGCGAAGTTTTCCAACATGCCGACATGACCCGTGACGACGTACAGATATATATTGGAGAAGAGATGCTCACATTATCCCCCTCGACTCCTTCTTCGGGTGGATTTCAGATTACAGACCCCACAACGGTTATGTTGAAAGTTCCCACTGGTTTACAACCTGGCAACGTACCCTTGCGAATTCTAATAAGAGGAATAGAATCAGAGCCAAAATGGATTTCAATACCATAA